A region of the Sminthopsis crassicaudata isolate SCR6 chromosome 6, ASM4859323v1, whole genome shotgun sequence genome:
aaatatgaaaataagtttaaaacaATCATAAATATTtgacctatattaaattgctttctATATTGGGGAAGGGATCAAGGAGGGCAGAAGCAAAGTTTGGAGCAAAAActcttatgaaaatgaatgttaaaaactataaatgtatttgaaaaattaacaTACTATTgagaaattttaattaaacaaaataaaatgtcatcTTCTATATTAAAAATTTTCAAGTACAAGGCcagtacatttatttatttggtttacCTTATACAAgtttgtgagctccttaagaactgggtaaattttttgtttcttttcctatcCTCAAGGTTTGAATAGTGACTAATATGTGATGGGCacataacaaatgtttatttgttgattgattaaattgaaaatatgaattatctggagaaaaaattattatttgataaacACTACAAGACAAGCAATGGATGAAATAAAGCTTAGACTGCCATGTCACATGGTTTTTCACAATAAGTAGATTTGTCATTGGtgggtcatttttcaattgtgtctgactcttcatgacacctTTTGAAGACAAAATTCTGGTGTGGATTGTCATTTTATGTTaaagcttgttttacagatgagtgaattgaggcaaacaggattaatgtGTCTCAGTctaaatctgaactcaaatctttttttacTCCAGAACCAGTGTTCTTTCGGCAGTGCCCCTACTCTTCTCTCTAAGGGGACTTTCTATAAACTCTTTGCCATCCTATTTGTGCTGGCCACACCTTTATgggcaaatcttttcatctcaACATCATGCTTTTCAACAGGAGATTGTTCCTGTCTTTGGAAGACAAGCTCCATAGCCACTAAACAGGCCACTAAAAAGCGCTGTTAAGGGGGTGAAAGGATGTGAATGTTTTCACTGGCTAGTTTTTTAACCTATAGTATTTTTGTGGACAGTATTAGTGATGAGTGTTTCTACAACTTTGCCTTGAGCTAAATGGATTCTTCTTATACTTCTGACCATACTCCTCCTGCTACCCTTCTAGTAggatctccctttctttttttaaaatttttttaaaattttatttataattttttgacaatatatatgcatgagtaatttttaaataacattatcccttatattcatttttccagattatcccctccctctctctattccctccccttgatgacaggcaatcccatacattttacatgtgctacaatataacctagatacaatatatgtgtgtaaataccattttcttgttgcacattaattattagattccgaaggtataagtaacctgggtagatagacagtagtgctaacaatttacattctcttcccagtgttccttctctggatgtagttatttctgtccatcattgatcaactggaagtgagttggatcttctttatgttgaagataggaTCTCCCTTTCTAAACTTTAGCTCTAAGTTAAAGTGCAATGTTTTAGCTCCTTCTTATTACAGCACTCTTAATGATCTTTTCAAAACATCTCTCCTGCCCAGCATATTGATGTGCAATTTTTCTGATCTTTGGAGCATCTGTGCACAGAGCCCTCTGAAAATTAGAACCAACTATACCTCTCAAGGTTATATCTTCCTTGGTGAAATGACTGGTTTGAGTGGCAAAAATTCTGGGGAAGAAGTAAAATGAAACACCACCACCTAGTGTCATTCTTAGTCACCCAGTGTTTAACAGCTTACAAAAACTTGGGTGCATGCACCCTTGGATATTATTTGCCTAATTCCAATTCACATTCCAACATTGTCGAACGATGTCTTAACTTTACTAACACAgtagcccctccaacattgagtATTGATATTCTGTTGGTTGTATTTCCTAATTTATAcatctggaggtggatagcatattTCTTTATAGATGCTTTGAGGTAGTTTCCCAATTGGACatctatcattttagtcaatatGATAGTTATAATATCtcaaagtcattttaatttgcatttctctaatcaataataatgtagaatattttttcatatgactagttttgatttctttattgaaaAGCTGTCTGTTTAtaacatttgatcatttatcaattatggAATTACTTCTATAACTATAAATTTGCATaaagttgtttatatatttaagaaatgagacttttatctgaAAGACTATTTCTTCAATGTCTTAAATCAgcttttatttgtataaagagaaaatgttataataatgttCATGTAGTACCTGGGTCTATTTTGGTAGGTATTCTCTCAGGTGTATTATGCTGTTGATAGTTATTTCAAATGGATATCCTTTTACTATCTCTTCTTGCAGGGCTTCATTGGTGACATCTAAAAATGGTAATGATtcatatagatttattttaaatcctaTTATTCTGTTAATATAATAAATTGGTTCAACTAACTTTTTGTTGTATCTTTAGGATTTTCCAAATAATCATCAAATGGTgtgcaaaaaataatttatttcatttccaactCTGATtcgttgaatttctttttcttttattgttattgcatttctaaaaaaattgaataggtGACACAtagtatcttttctctttttatcattttaaattaaatctgtTTGAACTTTCACATTGTCTGATATTATGATTGTTATCATTAATAGTTTTTTACATCAGCTGAAGCACACTAAATTTTACATCagtcttttattttatctctatgtataactttcaatttttattctgTCTCTGGTAAcatgttgaattcaaatttttacttCAATCTGCTACTTGTTTTCATTCACTTTCAAAGTTATTATTTGTTGTGTAtctccattcattttacattttctcaatATCTTTCTCTCCCATTCACCCTATCCTTCTTTACAGGTCGACCTGTAACCAttaccttcctcttctctttcttaataTATCTACCAATCTGAGTCTTTCCCTtaccctctttccctctcttctaatTCTTAATCTACATACTCTTTAAAAGTCTCTTCTTTATCCTATTCCCCCACCCTATTATGTCTTTATATATTTAGGAGACTTTTATGCActtcttatatatattttgttctctctttaacctATTTCTGATGAGATTAGAGTTCTAGCACTACTAGCACGTCAACCCAACTTGATTCTTCTatatcacttctttcttttctgcttcatttgtatgaaataattattccttttttagtCCTCCCCACTCAacttttttagaattagattttagaaattagaatttaGAACTACCATCCTACATAGCTAAGcccaaatatttctttcaaaataccCAAGTAATGATGCCACTCTAAAGACTATTGATagcattttcacatataaaaGTAAACATTTTGACTTTTTACTAGAATTTTCTGCAAAGCATTAGAAATggaattacagaaataataataattctcattCAATTTACTTAACAATGGTTTGCCCAGACTCacatgaaaagaaaatgggagactCCTAAAAGCTGATGTATTCAACACATCATAGCTATCTGTGGTAAAGAAATATTGTTAAAGCTTTTGTGAAAAGATGAATAGATATCAAAACATTGAAAGTATCTTCAACAATTTTAGTGTAAAAAATAACCATATTGTccagatgaaaaaataattgtaaactacAGAGTCGGATACTGGAAATCAGTGAggaaatttttgaatatttttttactaatttaaaaggaaatatctaATGAAAATTTTGTCTTCTCTATGACTTTCCTAAAAGCACCACTGACTTCCTTATTTCTCAGACTATAGACCACAGGATTCAACATGGGGATGACCATGGTGTAGAAAACTGAAGCCATTTTGTCTGTGTCCATGGAATGCCTGGAGCTGGGTTGTAAGTACATGAAGATTATTGTTCCATAGAATATGGACACAGCTGTAAGATGGGAAGCACAGGTAGAGAATGCTTTCTGGCGGCCCTCAGCTGAACGCATCCTCAAAATGGcgatgaaaatgaaaaagtaggatttcagaatgaaaaaaaggcTAAATAATACATTGAAACCTACAGCGAAGAAAACAACTACTTCATTAATGTAGGAGATAGAGTAGGAGAGAACCAAGAGGGGTGGAACATCACAGAAAAAGTGATGAATCAAGTTAGAATTGCAAAAGTAGAGGCTGAAGGTGTTTCCTGTGTGAATGGTAGCAAAAATAAAACCACAGATATGGCAACTAATAACTAAACAAGCACATACACCAGATGTCATGGTGGTAGTGTAATGGAGGGGCTTACACACTGCAACCTGGCGATCATAGGCCATAGCAGCCAAGAGATAGCTTTCAACTGTTGCAAAGTaggcaaagaaaaatatttgtgccGCACATCCATTATAGGAAATGATTTTGTCCCCTGGGAGAAATCCAGCCATCACTTTAGGAGTAATGGCTGAAGAATAACCCAAATCTGCCAGGGAAAGGTTACTGAGGAAAAAGTACATGGGGGTGTGAAGATGGGAGTCCCACAGTATCAGAATTATTAATCCCAGGTTTCCCACTAGGGTGATGAAGTAGATGATAATGAATATTATGAAGAGGGGGACCTGAAGCTCAGGGGCATCTGTTAATCCCACAAGGATGAACTCCTTCACTTCTGAACAATTCTCCATAAATGTCTAGTAGGGATTTAGAAGATTGACCTGgaacaaaagaaacagaaaagtacaGAAAAGATCAtagtttttattgttcttttgtgATGATGATAGAATCATGTTTTGTATAATATGAAACTACagtattttgttataaaaattatggagttttaatatatgataaattgaCAGCATGCTAATGTTGctattatgattttataataCACATCATAAGTTCCCTAAAACGCATCAGGATAATTACTAAACAGGTCCTCAACCTCCATTACTCCTCCATCgccatctttattttttcagtcacatGTATTGTAGCCATGCTATTGAATTGATCCTCCCTCCCACTCCATGACCCAGAACTCAGAAATTCCTCTAGAATACATCCTACTATCTTTTCCTTACATATTCTGCCCTAATTTCCTCTCCTTACCATAAACACCAGTTcccatatttctaccatgtttccAATTTCATTTCCCTTATTTTGACCTTACCCTATCCCCTACAAAGGATTGAACGGATGATTAACTGCTCCATTGATAGTCCCTCAGCTATCCTAAAATTTCTTGCTTCGTTGTCTTTTACCAGACA
Encoded here:
- the LOC141547087 gene encoding olfactory receptor 5B12-like is translated as MENCSEVKEFILVGLTDAPELQVPLFIIFIIIYFITLVGNLGLIILILWDSHLHTPMYFFLSNLSLADLGYSSAITPKVMAGFLPGDKIISYNGCAAQIFFFAYFATVESYLLAAMAYDRQVAVCKPLHYTTTMTSGVCACLVISCHICGFIFATIHTGNTFSLYFCNSNLIHHFFCDVPPLLVLSYSISYINEVVVFFAVGFNVLFSLFFILKSYFFIFIAILRMRSAEGRQKAFSTCASHLTAVSIFYGTIIFMYLQPSSRHSMDTDKMASVFYTMVIPMLNPVVYSLRNKEVSGAFRKVIEKTKFSLDISF